Below is a genomic region from SAR324 cluster bacterium.
CAGCCATAACGTTTAGGTAATAAAGATCGTAACCGTGTGGTGCCCCAGCTGGATGATAGCCACGAGGCACCATCACGACATCTCCATCATGAACGACCATTGTCTCATCCAGCGATCGATCATCTGTGTAGACTCTCTGGAAGGCGAAACCCTGAGATGGTTGCAGTCGATGGTAGTAGATTTCTTCCAGTTGAGATTCACTGGGCATGTTGTCAGTGTCGTGCTTGTGTGGCGGGTAGCTTGACCAGGACCCATTGGGTGTGATCACCTCAACAACCAATAGGCTATCCGCAGGTTCTGTCTGAGGTAGGATGTTGCAGACGTGCCTTGTGTTAGTGCCTTGTCCACGTGTCTCACGGCCCATAGATTCTGGAGGAATCAAGCGTGCTTCATGGTCACCAAATCCTGGAGCACGACACACTGCGAGTTCTAGATTTGTGGTTGCTGTTACTGTGAAAGTATCGGAGTGAGGTACATAGACAGCGTGAGGGGCCTTGTCCTCAAAGACGATCATCCTGTCTCCAAGGTCTTTCCAGTCTTCCTGGTTAGATCTGATATCGGCACACCCTGTAACCAGTACCAAGCATACCTCCTGATTTCCTGTGTCCTGCTGTAAGGATTGACCTGTTTGTAGATGATAGACATCAAAGCCTACGTGTTTCCATTGGGCACTTTCTGGGGTGATGCTTTGAACTAGTCCGGTGTTGTCAGGTTCTTGATGGCGACTGAGTAAAGTTGACATATTCCTCTAATACATTGCAGTGGTTTGGATGTACCAATTCATTCGCTCAAATTCTCATCGTGATGCAGGTGCGGCTTCTTCCCACATCCTGAGAACAGTTTTGTAATTCTTTTCGATAATGGAAGGGATCTCCTCAGAGGTCAAGGAGCCATTGATGTAGCTTTCCCAAGGTCCCCAGAAGATGGAACGCCCTATAGCAAATCCACAGGTGTGGGGAGTAGATCTCAAGGTCTTGAACCAGCTTGGGAAAGTTTCCAGTGGAGCATTTTTCCCAAGAACAATCACACCAGCTTCGGTGTCGTGTCGATCAAGGGCATTCGTGACTTTCTGCCACTCCGCTTGATCATCGAGAGCCATCACCTTCCACCAAAAAGGTGTGATCTGGGCTTCATAAATCTCTTCGATCGCAGCTGCTAGCGCTGCTCCATCCTGCGAGAGATTTGTAGGCAGTATCAGCTCTAGCATCAAGCGTCGATCAAGCAATTGACAGATCGTTCCCAGTCTCTTCAACTGGGTGAGTTGTCGCCGTTTTTCATTGGCATCAAGAGCAGGATGGAAGTACCAAAGGACCTTGACAAACCATTCAGATGGGCGCCCAAGCAGGTGCTCGTGCAACTCTTCGCCACACAGCCACTCGACAGGAAAAGAGCCTGCTTGCTCAATTGGGGCTCCTACTGAATACGATGCGTAGGCTGAATCCTGCAAAATATCTGCTCCATATTGTGGGTCAACTAACAGCGCAAGAGGGAGTGATGTTTTCTTCGCAGCCACCTTTTTGAATCCCTCGAACACCAATTTTTTGAATTCAGCAATTTTGCTGATTGGCTGATTGTGCTGATCACAGGAGTCTTCAAATTGGGTGCGATGATCAAAAGCAAGCACCTGCAATGGGAAATTTCTTGGTTTCCCGAGGATTGTTCGCTGATGAAGACGTAACAAGTTTGGGTTGGTTAGAATGTTCGGATCTGCATCAAAATTTTCAATCAAGAACTGTAATTCTTCAAAAGAAGCCATCGAAGGAGCACAACCATGGCGAGTGACAGTCAGAGCACCGTTTGCGTTGCCCCAAAGTGCACAAGTTTCTAGGGATTCTCCTCGTAACCATCCACGTAAAAATCCAGATGCAAAGGCATCTCCGGCTCCAAGAACATTCAGCACCTTGATGGGAAATGGCCTGGCTGTCCAGCTTTGCTGACTACTAGGTTCATAGACTTCACAGCCCTTTTCTCCCCGCTTCAGCACCACGGTAGCCCTTGAAGAATTGCAGATTACTTGAAGGGCTTCTCCCAAGGTCTCAGAGCCACCAGCGATCATTACTTCTTCTTCAGTCCCGATGATCAGATCCAAATCCTTAATCAATGGTTGCAATTCTCTCGTGACAGCTTCTGATGCAACAAAACGTGATTCGCCGTCACCAGCTGCTGTCAATCCCCATAGAACGGGTCGATAGTCAATGTCGAGAACAACAGCACAGCCTTGCTCCTTGGCAGTCTTGATGGCAGCTAGAGTTGCTTCTTTCATGGATGGACTGGAAAGCCCAGTGCCTGTAAAGAGCAGCGCCTTGCATTTTTTTAGGAAGGAAGAATCAGCATCTTCAGGTCGGATCTGCATATCTGCGCAGTTTTCTCTGTAGAAGATGAGTGGGAAGCGCTCTGGTGGGCTGACTCCCAACAGAGCGAGAGCTGTCAGATGCTCAGATGTGTCACGTAATAGGGTAGTGTCTACCCCTTCATGGTGAAGTTGCTGGCGTAGGAATTTTCCCATTGCGTCAGTACCTGTGCAGGAAAAAATTGCGGATTTTAATCCCAGACGTGAGGTGCCAACAGCGATGTTGCCCGCACAACCACCCAAGTACTTACGGAAGCTTTGAGCATTTTCCAGAGGGCTATGAATTTGTTCAGCATAGAGGTCAACAGCCACACGGCCCATACAAACAAGATCAAATGGACGATTGGTATCCATTGGTCGATTCAAAGTGGACATGCTTTGGAGATGTTTTCAGATTAAGAACGAAGTTCAAGGTAGGTCATCAACATAACTTCCCGGTAGGAAAAGGAAAGCTTGAGGCTGACTACCTTGAACCTATTCAGAATGGAATTTTAGAAAATTTTTTCACAAAATAATTTTTTTGAATTTATTTGCCATTGGAGAACAA
It encodes:
- the iolC gene encoding 5-dehydro-2-deoxygluconokinase, translating into MDTNRPFDLVCMGRVAVDLYAEQIHSPLENAQSFRKYLGGCAGNIAVGTSRLGLKSAIFSCTGTDAMGKFLRQQLHHEGVDTTLLRDTSEHLTALALLGVSPPERFPLIFYRENCADMQIRPEDADSSFLKKCKALLFTGTGLSSPSMKEATLAAIKTAKEQGCAVVLDIDYRPVLWGLTAAGDGESRFVASEAVTRELQPLIKDLDLIIGTEEEVMIAGGSETLGEALQVICNSSRATVVLKRGEKGCEVYEPSSQQSWTARPFPIKVLNVLGAGDAFASGFLRGWLRGESLETCALWGNANGALTVTRHGCAPSMASFEELQFLIENFDADPNILTNPNLLRLHQRTILGKPRNFPLQVLAFDHRTQFEDSCDQHNQPISKIAEFKKLVFEGFKKVAAKKTSLPLALLVDPQYGADILQDSAYASYSVGAPIEQAGSFPVEWLCGEELHEHLLGRPSEWFVKVLWYFHPALDANEKRRQLTQLKRLGTICQLLDRRLMLELILPTNLSQDGAALAAAIEEIYEAQITPFWWKVMALDDQAEWQKVTNALDRHDTEAGVIVLGKNAPLETFPSWFKTLRSTPHTCGFAIGRSIFWGPWESYINGSLTSEEIPSIIEKNYKTVLRMWEEAAPASR
- the iolB gene encoding 5-deoxy-glucuronate isomerase, encoding MSTLLSRHQEPDNTGLVQSITPESAQWKHVGFDVYHLQTGQSLQQDTGNQEVCLVLVTGCADIRSNQEDWKDLGDRMIVFEDKAPHAVYVPHSDTFTVTATTNLELAVCRAPGFGDHEARLIPPESMGRETRGQGTNTRHVCNILPQTEPADSLLVVEVITPNGSWSSYPPHKHDTDNMPSESQLEEIYYHRLQPSQGFAFQRVYTDDRSLDETMVVHDGDVVMVPRGYHPAGAPHGYDLYYLNVMAGPSRVWKFKNDPAHEWIVQQ